A region from the Myripristis murdjan chromosome 23, fMyrMur1.1, whole genome shotgun sequence genome encodes:
- the lrmp gene encoding inositol 1,4,5-triphosphate receptor associated 2 isoform X3 → MDYCTPQSTRRHNPVDSICRKLQTIQWRGDREPNSPFQIPKLSSSNYDSPQCDLRHNLEDILKKRAVHGEKGDREREQGRGKGMLASTASSRNSLGPSVPPSTPSCPFTPASNPTNVTYTITSTLGERRGAGCGSSSGPGQAKTWQKYCSTPSSQAKDSPYFTFTQKAPCTQPESERQSTSPPLRRSDSQGHSMLSYNLNFCSADLENTMECELPYPALVVKRLSMGDGGSTLASDSRRENMAEVSLICEEDLLDTIFHACDTQRRGKVYVSRIVDYLRHTTSRSSEDSGLEELCNMLDPEHKDVSIDLDTYHAIMKEWIDDCRNNGEEPVDEPTQDPVKLRDSLSAKRSMLLNMTSGSLEAFGGEASRAEFETSELVYCVADLQMSNQKLQEEVRKLKQVVEGMEESNQKLAEENEELRNQARVNQQLVQKEKLLKEEVEEMKATLSYTEEGRTRASAHSKHMERENQSLIAKIASLQEENFKITMETEELQRRMVELCDMNTDLQVQIHSFDAVLNEKEAVIREKSKQITELKKAVEEYSSITELLRSDKSKLENQMQMMHPEVTGTGLSLSVAYRLNQTSSGSLQTELALAQSPMETLHTVDHLSSTMTFASPLDETLDREVLLLLQGPSPEHMALEFRSLLSKLKRDFREETVSVLSSVRSLLDNDGQPEGSADSSLQTVQAELDARRADWAVSLDQLAQYADSLEKELIKMASNMRRSRTEILHLSVRVQEQENQKRQLCEELEQLRTPQDSREASCQTPEPEQEPGEDLDWDEEFALQDFLKSEIAERNYRVQDGRTDTRHEEKTDGLTERGDEEEGEERWTVVDTGGEGEVRDTSTPLSVLSAEAQARQNAVGQGQDSAACPDSELEVSCQPLQEEAKVPLNTHSQAVSTGHQETDALPDPAHSENNNAEIVEASQSLSGGSSHHDLSTSPEQNCTVTPEKSPPRAAETAPACNASPGPDETITQSGSPQPTSDDRRGGGGGGGGEKREEADSTTGNMNFTKSLSQDQLADRTGAEDSTSLLPVLVEEEEGVQDTTEAPAVAISMAGTDRLAGSGATPLSDGNSPQSVTGPTVPRTGQSRSGVEGAASDTSQSDDSTAGGQVASGARKDSLSLRSKNKRELELSRSMEAIEEHKVQEDLSETSMTTEKETETSVISDTSDSYREDSNSLSPTDKEIETEFQRLSLGFKCDMFTLEKRLRLEERSRDLAEENVRREVSSCQGLLQALIPLCEDDNQSMEIIQRLQKNLDILIQSMTRVSSRSEMLGAIHQESRIGKAVEVMIQHVENLRRMYTKEHAELLELREALMQNERSFGSQTERDDFRGKKPSSSQYYKTSARRSKTQDTSDAETERLTRRSPCPSPASSPTVSDPVMTPSLSQSLTSSRAAAAAAVARGGRGLWLWLAMVVVLAGLLALLASLVMQPAVDAAPVGTGDSWMTIQQLLWPYTGLRHNGQPPV, encoded by the exons ATGGACTACTGCACCCCCCAGTCAACACGTCGCCACAACCCCGTGGATAGTATCTGCCGCAAACTGCAGACCATCCAGTGGCGCGGTGACCGAGAGCCCAACTCGCCCTTCCAGATCCCCAAGCTCTCATCCAGCAACTACGACAGCCCCCAGTGCGACCTGAGGCACAACCTGGAAGACATCCTGAAGAAACGGGCCGTCCACGGAGAAAAGggggacagggagagggagcagggcCGAGGGAAGGGGATGCTGGCCTCCACGGCTTCCTCAAGAAACAGCCTGGGTCCCTCCGTCCCTCCGTCCACGCCTTCCTGCCCCTTCACTCCGGCGTCCAACCCCACCAATGTCACGTACACCATCACCAGCACCctgggggagaggagaggtgctggttgtggcagcagcagtggcccAGGACAGGCAAAGACATGGCAGAAGTACTGCTCGACCCCATCCAGCCAAGCTAAAGACTCTCCTTACTTTACGTTCACGCAGAAAGCGCCATGCACACAGCCTGAAAGCGAGAGGCAAAGCACGAGTCCGCCGCTGCGTCGCTCAGACTCCCAGGGCCACAGCATGCTCTCCTACAACCTCAACTTCTGCTCGGCCGACTTGGAGAACACAATGGAGTGTGAGCTGCCCTACCCGGCTCTGGTTGTCAAAAGGCTGTCCATGGGAGATGGAG gaTCCACATTGGCTTCTGACTCCAGGAGGGAGAATATGGCAGAAGTGAGTTTGATCTGTGAGGAGGATCTACTCGACACCATCTTCCACGCCTGCGACACCCAGCGCAGAG GTAAGGTGTACGTTTCTCGCATTGTGGACTACCTGCGCCACACCACCAGCCGCAGCTCCGAGGACAGCGGGCTGGAGGAGCTGTGCAACATGTTGGACCCAGAGCACAAAGACGTCTCCATCGACCTGGACACGTACCATGCCATCATGAAGGAGTGGATCGACGACTGCCGCAACAACGG TGAAGAGCCAGTGGACGAGCCAACTCAGGACCCAGTTAAACTCCGAGACAGCCTGTCCg cTAAAAGATCCATGCTGCTCAACATGACCTCAGGAAGTCTGGAAGCCTTTGGAGGAGAGGCGTCCAGAGCGGAGTT CGAGACGTCAGAGCTGGTGTACTGCGTGGCCGACCTCCAGATGAGCAACCagaagctgcaggaggaggtgaggaagctGAAGCAGGTGGTGGAGGGCATGGAGGAGAGCAACCAGAAGCTGGCTGAGGAGAACGAGGAGCTCCGCAACCAGGCCAGGGT AAACCAGCAGCTGGTGCAGAAGGAGAAGCTgctgaaggaggaggtggaggagatgaaggcGACTCTGAGCTACACGGAGGAGGGCAGGACTCGTGCCTCGGCGCACAGCAAACACATG GAAAGAGAGAACCAGAGTCTCATTGCCAAGATTGCTTCTCTTCAGGAAGAG AACTTCAAAATCACCATGGAGACGGAGGAGCTTCAGAGGAGGATGGTGGAGCTGTGTGACATGAACACTGACCTTCAG GTTCAGATCCACTCCTTTGATGCTGTCTTGAATGAAAAGGAAGCCGTCATACGAGAG AAGAGCAAACAGATCACAGAGCTGAAGAAAGCAGTGGAGGAATACTCCTCCATCACAGAG CTCCTGAGATCAGACAAGAGCAAACTGGAGAACCAGATGCAGATGATGCACCCAGAAGTTACTGG GACCGGTCTGTCCCTGTCGGTGGCCTACAGACTGAACCAGACCAGCTCAGGATCCCTGCAGACAGAACTGGCTCTGGCACAGTCGCCAATGGAG ACGCTCCACACCGTTGATCATTTGTCCTCCACGATGACCTTCGCCTCCCCACTGGATGAGACTCTGGACAgggaggtgctgctgctgctgcagggacCGAGCCCCGAACACATGGCTCTGGAGTTCAGGAGCCTCCTCAGCAAACTG AAAAGAGATTTCAGAGAGGAAACGGTCTCTGTCTTGTCATCAGTCAGAAGTTTGCTAGACAACGACGGGCAGCCAGAGGGCAGTGCTGACTCCAGCCTTCAg ACGGTGCAGGCCGAGCTGGACGCGAGGAGGGCGGACTGGGCCGTCAGCCTGGACCAGCTGGCCCAGTACGCGGACTCGCTGGAGAAAGAGCTGATCAAGATGGCCAGCAACATGAGGAGGTCCCGCACTGAGATCCTGCACCTTTCAGTCAG GGTGCAGGAGCAGGAGAACCAGAAGCGGCAGCTGTGcgaggagctggagcagctgaggACTCCTCAGGACAGCAGAGAGGCCTCCTGCCAGACGCCTGAGCCGGAGCAAGAG CCCGGAGAAGACTTGGACTGGGACGAGGAGTTTGCCCTCCAGGACTTCCTGAAGAGTGAGATAGCGGAGAGGAATTACCGAGTGCAGGACGGGCGAACGGACACCCGGCACGAGGAGAAGACGGACGGGCTAACAGagcgaggagacgaggaggaaggggaagagagGTGGACGGTGGTGGACACTGGTGGAGAGGGAGAAGTGCGGGACACGTCCACTcctctttctgtcctctctgcGGAGGCCCAGGCGAGGCAGAATGCAGTAGGACAGGGCCAAG attctgcaGCCTGCCCTGATTCAGAGCTGGAGGTGAGCTGTCAGCCTTTGCAG gaAGAGGCAAAGGTGCCACTGAACACCCACTCACAAGCTGTCAGCACTGGGCACCAAGAGACGGACGCTCTCCCTGATCCAGCCCACTCAGAGAACAACA ACGCAGAGATCGTTGAGGCTTCACAGTCTCTTTCCGGTGGTTCATCCCACCATGACCTGAGCACCTCACCAGAGCAAAACTGCACCGTCACGCCCGAGAAATCCCCTCCCAGGGCGGCCGAGACAGCACCAGCCTGCAACGCGTCACCTGGACCAGATGAGACCATCACTCAAAGTGGGAG CCCCCAGCCGACCAGTGACGAccgccgaggaggaggaggaggaggaggaggagagaagagagaagaggccGACTCGACAACAGGCAACATGAATTTTACAAAG AGCCTGAGCCAGGACCAGCTAGCAGACAGAACAGGAGCGGAGGACAG cACGAGCCTACTGCCTGTGttggtggaagaggaggagggagtgcaGGACACAACTGAGGCACCAGCAGTAGCGATCAGCATGGCAG GGACCGACAGGCTCGCCGGCAGCGGAGCGACTCCCCTCTCTGATGGTAACTCCCCTCAGTCTGTGACTGGTCCGACCGTCCCACGCACCGGCCAGTCCAGGAGCGGCGTGGAGGGCGCAGCCTCTGACACGAGCCAATCAGACGACAGTACTGCAGGGGGGCAGGTGGCCTCTGGAGCCAGAAAGGACTCCCTGTCCCTTCgcagcaaaaataaaagggAACTG GAGCTGTCGCGTAGCATGGAGGCCATCGAGGAGCACAAGGTGCAGGAGGACCTGAGTGAGACCAGCATGACCACCGAGAAGGAAA CTGAGACGTCGGTGATTTCTGACACCAGTGACTCCTACAGAGAGGACAGCAACAG CTTGTCACCAACTGACAAGGAAATTGAG ACGGAGTTCCAGCGTCTGTCGCTGGGCTTCAAGTGTGACATGTTCACCCTGGAGAAGAGGCTGCGGCTGGAGGAGCGGTCCCGGGACCTGGCCGAGGAGAACGTCCGCAGGGAGGTGTCCAGCTGCCAGGGCCTgctgcag GCACTGATCCCTCTGTGCGAAGATGACAACCAGTCCATGGAGATCATCCAGAGGCTCCAGAAGAACCTGGATATCCTCATCCAGTCCATGACCAGGGTGTCCAGCCGCTCCGAAATGCTGGGAGCCATtcaccag GAGAGTCGTATCGGCAAGGCGGTGGAGGTGATGATCCAGCACGTGGAGAACCTGAGGAGGATGTACACCAAGGAGCACGCAGAGCTGCTCGAGCTGCGAGAGGCCCTCATGCAGAATGAGCGGTCCTTCGGCTCGCAAACCGAAAGAG ATGACTTCAGAGGCAAGAAGCCATCGTCATCACAGTACTACAAG ACTTCAGCCCGGCGG TCCAAAACACAAGACACCTCAGATGccgagacagagagactgaccAGGAGATCTCCCTG TCCCAGCCCAGCTTCCAGCCCCACGGTTTCTGACCCAGTAATGACCCCGTCTCTGTCCCAGAGCCTGACGTCTTCCCGGGCAGCCGCGGCAGCAGCGGTAGCCAGAGGTGGCAGGGGACTCTGGCTGTGGTTGGCCATGGTGGTGGTACTGGCAG GTCTCCTGGCTCTGCTGGCCAGCCTGGTGATGCAGCCGGCAGTGGATGCTGCCCCTGTGGGGACTGGGGACTCCTGGATGACCATCCAGCAGCTGCTGTGGCCCTACACAGGGCTGCGGCACAACGGACAGCCCCCCGTCTAG
- the lrmp gene encoding inositol 1,4,5-triphosphate receptor associated 2 isoform X1, producing MDYCTPQSTRRHNPVDSICRKLQTIQWRGDREPNSPFQIPKLSSSNYDSPQCDLRHNLEDILKKRAVHGEKGDREREQGRGKGMLASTASSRNSLGPSVPPSTPSCPFTPASNPTNVTYTITSTLGERRGAGCGSSSGPGQAKTWQKYCSTPSSQAKDSPYFTFTQKAPCTQPESERQSTSPPLRRSDSQGHSMLSYNLNFCSADLENTMECELPYPALVVKRLSMGDGGSTLASDSRRENMAEVSLICEEDLLDTIFHACDTQRRGKVYVSRIVDYLRHTTSRSSEDSGLEELCNMLDPEHKDVSIDLDTYHAIMKEWIDDCRNNGEEPVDEPTQDPVKLRDSLSAKRSMLLNMTSGSLEAFGGEASRAEFETSELVYCVADLQMSNQKLQEEVRKLKQVVEGMEESNQKLAEENEELRNQARVNQQLVQKEKLLKEEVEEMKATLSYTEEGRTRASAHSKHMERENQSLIAKIASLQEENFKITMETEELQRRMVELCDMNTDLQVQIHSFDAVLNEKEAVIREKSKQITELKKAVEEYSSITELLRSDKSKLENQMQMMHPEVTGTGLSLSVAYRLNQTSSGSLQTELALAQSPMETLHTVDHLSSTMTFASPLDETLDREVLLLLQGPSPEHMALEFRSLLSKLKRDFREETVSVLSSVRSLLDNDGQPEGSADSSLQTVQAELDARRADWAVSLDQLAQYADSLEKELIKMASNMRRSRTEILHLSVRVQEQENQKRQLCEELEQLRTPQDSREASCQTPEPEQEPGEDLDWDEEFALQDFLKSEIAERNYRVQDGRTDTRHEEKTDGLTERGDEEEGEERWTVVDTGGEGEVRDTSTPLSVLSAEAQARQNAVGQGQDSAACPDSELEVSCQPLQEEAKVPLNTHSQAVSTGHQETDALPDPAHSENNNAEIVEASQSLSGGSSHHDLSTSPEQNCTVTPEKSPPRAAETAPACNASPGPDETITQSGSPQPTSDDRRGGGGGGGGEKREEADSTTGNMNFTKSLSQDQLADRTGAEDSTSLLPVLVEEEEGVQDTTEAPAVAISMAGTDRLAGSGATPLSDGNSPQSVTGPTVPRTGQSRSGVEGAASDTSQSDDSTAGGQVASGARKDSLSLRSKNKRELELSRSMEAIEEHKVQEDLSETSMTTEKETETSVISDTSDSYREDSNSLSPTDKEIETEFQRLSLGFKCDMFTLEKRLRLEERSRDLAEENVRREVSSCQGLLQALIPLCEDDNQSMEIIQRLQKNLDILIQSMTRVSSRSEMLGAIHQESRIGKAVEVMIQHVENLRRMYTKEHAELLELREALMQNERSFGSQTERDDFRGKKPSSSQYYKTSARRVSIAAIPRSSGGNTIFDMSKTQDTSDAETERLTRRSPWSMAGKSTARPPLKRFVSSAAWVDAEETSLVMKGTACDTESQSEEERKEEPEVQRRKSSLTELGNMLTSLILPQKTPSPASSPTVSDPVMTPSLSQSLTSSRAAAAAAVARGGRGLWLWLAMVVVLAGLLALLASLVMQPAVDAAPVGTGDSWMTIQQLLWPYTGLRHNGQPPV from the exons ATGGACTACTGCACCCCCCAGTCAACACGTCGCCACAACCCCGTGGATAGTATCTGCCGCAAACTGCAGACCATCCAGTGGCGCGGTGACCGAGAGCCCAACTCGCCCTTCCAGATCCCCAAGCTCTCATCCAGCAACTACGACAGCCCCCAGTGCGACCTGAGGCACAACCTGGAAGACATCCTGAAGAAACGGGCCGTCCACGGAGAAAAGggggacagggagagggagcagggcCGAGGGAAGGGGATGCTGGCCTCCACGGCTTCCTCAAGAAACAGCCTGGGTCCCTCCGTCCCTCCGTCCACGCCTTCCTGCCCCTTCACTCCGGCGTCCAACCCCACCAATGTCACGTACACCATCACCAGCACCctgggggagaggagaggtgctggttgtggcagcagcagtggcccAGGACAGGCAAAGACATGGCAGAAGTACTGCTCGACCCCATCCAGCCAAGCTAAAGACTCTCCTTACTTTACGTTCACGCAGAAAGCGCCATGCACACAGCCTGAAAGCGAGAGGCAAAGCACGAGTCCGCCGCTGCGTCGCTCAGACTCCCAGGGCCACAGCATGCTCTCCTACAACCTCAACTTCTGCTCGGCCGACTTGGAGAACACAATGGAGTGTGAGCTGCCCTACCCGGCTCTGGTTGTCAAAAGGCTGTCCATGGGAGATGGAG gaTCCACATTGGCTTCTGACTCCAGGAGGGAGAATATGGCAGAAGTGAGTTTGATCTGTGAGGAGGATCTACTCGACACCATCTTCCACGCCTGCGACACCCAGCGCAGAG GTAAGGTGTACGTTTCTCGCATTGTGGACTACCTGCGCCACACCACCAGCCGCAGCTCCGAGGACAGCGGGCTGGAGGAGCTGTGCAACATGTTGGACCCAGAGCACAAAGACGTCTCCATCGACCTGGACACGTACCATGCCATCATGAAGGAGTGGATCGACGACTGCCGCAACAACGG TGAAGAGCCAGTGGACGAGCCAACTCAGGACCCAGTTAAACTCCGAGACAGCCTGTCCg cTAAAAGATCCATGCTGCTCAACATGACCTCAGGAAGTCTGGAAGCCTTTGGAGGAGAGGCGTCCAGAGCGGAGTT CGAGACGTCAGAGCTGGTGTACTGCGTGGCCGACCTCCAGATGAGCAACCagaagctgcaggaggaggtgaggaagctGAAGCAGGTGGTGGAGGGCATGGAGGAGAGCAACCAGAAGCTGGCTGAGGAGAACGAGGAGCTCCGCAACCAGGCCAGGGT AAACCAGCAGCTGGTGCAGAAGGAGAAGCTgctgaaggaggaggtggaggagatgaaggcGACTCTGAGCTACACGGAGGAGGGCAGGACTCGTGCCTCGGCGCACAGCAAACACATG GAAAGAGAGAACCAGAGTCTCATTGCCAAGATTGCTTCTCTTCAGGAAGAG AACTTCAAAATCACCATGGAGACGGAGGAGCTTCAGAGGAGGATGGTGGAGCTGTGTGACATGAACACTGACCTTCAG GTTCAGATCCACTCCTTTGATGCTGTCTTGAATGAAAAGGAAGCCGTCATACGAGAG AAGAGCAAACAGATCACAGAGCTGAAGAAAGCAGTGGAGGAATACTCCTCCATCACAGAG CTCCTGAGATCAGACAAGAGCAAACTGGAGAACCAGATGCAGATGATGCACCCAGAAGTTACTGG GACCGGTCTGTCCCTGTCGGTGGCCTACAGACTGAACCAGACCAGCTCAGGATCCCTGCAGACAGAACTGGCTCTGGCACAGTCGCCAATGGAG ACGCTCCACACCGTTGATCATTTGTCCTCCACGATGACCTTCGCCTCCCCACTGGATGAGACTCTGGACAgggaggtgctgctgctgctgcagggacCGAGCCCCGAACACATGGCTCTGGAGTTCAGGAGCCTCCTCAGCAAACTG AAAAGAGATTTCAGAGAGGAAACGGTCTCTGTCTTGTCATCAGTCAGAAGTTTGCTAGACAACGACGGGCAGCCAGAGGGCAGTGCTGACTCCAGCCTTCAg ACGGTGCAGGCCGAGCTGGACGCGAGGAGGGCGGACTGGGCCGTCAGCCTGGACCAGCTGGCCCAGTACGCGGACTCGCTGGAGAAAGAGCTGATCAAGATGGCCAGCAACATGAGGAGGTCCCGCACTGAGATCCTGCACCTTTCAGTCAG GGTGCAGGAGCAGGAGAACCAGAAGCGGCAGCTGTGcgaggagctggagcagctgaggACTCCTCAGGACAGCAGAGAGGCCTCCTGCCAGACGCCTGAGCCGGAGCAAGAG CCCGGAGAAGACTTGGACTGGGACGAGGAGTTTGCCCTCCAGGACTTCCTGAAGAGTGAGATAGCGGAGAGGAATTACCGAGTGCAGGACGGGCGAACGGACACCCGGCACGAGGAGAAGACGGACGGGCTAACAGagcgaggagacgaggaggaaggggaagagagGTGGACGGTGGTGGACACTGGTGGAGAGGGAGAAGTGCGGGACACGTCCACTcctctttctgtcctctctgcGGAGGCCCAGGCGAGGCAGAATGCAGTAGGACAGGGCCAAG attctgcaGCCTGCCCTGATTCAGAGCTGGAGGTGAGCTGTCAGCCTTTGCAG gaAGAGGCAAAGGTGCCACTGAACACCCACTCACAAGCTGTCAGCACTGGGCACCAAGAGACGGACGCTCTCCCTGATCCAGCCCACTCAGAGAACAACA ACGCAGAGATCGTTGAGGCTTCACAGTCTCTTTCCGGTGGTTCATCCCACCATGACCTGAGCACCTCACCAGAGCAAAACTGCACCGTCACGCCCGAGAAATCCCCTCCCAGGGCGGCCGAGACAGCACCAGCCTGCAACGCGTCACCTGGACCAGATGAGACCATCACTCAAAGTGGGAG CCCCCAGCCGACCAGTGACGAccgccgaggaggaggaggaggaggaggaggagagaagagagaagaggccGACTCGACAACAGGCAACATGAATTTTACAAAG AGCCTGAGCCAGGACCAGCTAGCAGACAGAACAGGAGCGGAGGACAG cACGAGCCTACTGCCTGTGttggtggaagaggaggagggagtgcaGGACACAACTGAGGCACCAGCAGTAGCGATCAGCATGGCAG GGACCGACAGGCTCGCCGGCAGCGGAGCGACTCCCCTCTCTGATGGTAACTCCCCTCAGTCTGTGACTGGTCCGACCGTCCCACGCACCGGCCAGTCCAGGAGCGGCGTGGAGGGCGCAGCCTCTGACACGAGCCAATCAGACGACAGTACTGCAGGGGGGCAGGTGGCCTCTGGAGCCAGAAAGGACTCCCTGTCCCTTCgcagcaaaaataaaagggAACTG GAGCTGTCGCGTAGCATGGAGGCCATCGAGGAGCACAAGGTGCAGGAGGACCTGAGTGAGACCAGCATGACCACCGAGAAGGAAA CTGAGACGTCGGTGATTTCTGACACCAGTGACTCCTACAGAGAGGACAGCAACAG CTTGTCACCAACTGACAAGGAAATTGAG ACGGAGTTCCAGCGTCTGTCGCTGGGCTTCAAGTGTGACATGTTCACCCTGGAGAAGAGGCTGCGGCTGGAGGAGCGGTCCCGGGACCTGGCCGAGGAGAACGTCCGCAGGGAGGTGTCCAGCTGCCAGGGCCTgctgcag GCACTGATCCCTCTGTGCGAAGATGACAACCAGTCCATGGAGATCATCCAGAGGCTCCAGAAGAACCTGGATATCCTCATCCAGTCCATGACCAGGGTGTCCAGCCGCTCCGAAATGCTGGGAGCCATtcaccag GAGAGTCGTATCGGCAAGGCGGTGGAGGTGATGATCCAGCACGTGGAGAACCTGAGGAGGATGTACACCAAGGAGCACGCAGAGCTGCTCGAGCTGCGAGAGGCCCTCATGCAGAATGAGCGGTCCTTCGGCTCGCAAACCGAAAGAG ATGACTTCAGAGGCAAGAAGCCATCGTCATCACAGTACTACAAG ACTTCAGCCCGGCGGGTTAGTATCGCAGCGATCCCGCGCTCCAGTGGAGGCAACACAATCTTTGACATG TCCAAAACACAAGACACCTCAGATGccgagacagagagactgaccAGGAGATCTCCCTG GAGTATGGCAGGAAAGAGCACGGCGCGCCCTCCACTAAAGCGCTTTGTTAGCTCTGCGGCCTGGGTGGACGCTGAAGAGACCTCTCTTGTGATGAAGGG GACAGCCTGCGACACCGAATCCCAGTCAGAGGAGGAGCGGAAGGAGGAGCCGGAGGTACAGAGGAGGAAGTCCAGTCTCACTGAGCTGGGCAACATGCTCACCTCTCTCATTCTGCCCCAAAAGAC TCCCAGCCCAGCTTCCAGCCCCACGGTTTCTGACCCAGTAATGACCCCGTCTCTGTCCCAGAGCCTGACGTCTTCCCGGGCAGCCGCGGCAGCAGCGGTAGCCAGAGGTGGCAGGGGACTCTGGCTGTGGTTGGCCATGGTGGTGGTACTGGCAG GTCTCCTGGCTCTGCTGGCCAGCCTGGTGATGCAGCCGGCAGTGGATGCTGCCCCTGTGGGGACTGGGGACTCCTGGATGACCATCCAGCAGCTGCTGTGGCCCTACACAGGGCTGCGGCACAACGGACAGCCCCCCGTCTAG